ATTTACAGCGAAGAGGAAATCACGGCTCTTGTGTGCAAAGCGACTGAACTCGGCTGGCAGTTCGGCATCCACACCATCGGCGACATGAGCGAAGACAGAGCCTTGCACGCGTTCCAGGAAGCCAACAGGATACGGCCGGTGAAGGAGCTGCGCCACTACCTCATCCACTACCAGTTGCCTTACGACGATCAGTGGCCCATCATGAAGGAACTCGGCGTGGGCGTATGCCTACAGCCGACCATCGTCTCGCAGATGGGCGAGGAGCCCCTGTTCTGGCCCGAGCAGGTCGAGCGCTTCCAGTCGCCGGGTCTCATGTTCTCAAACGGCATCATAGCCGGCGGCAGTTCGGATTGCCCGGTTGTCACCTGCGATCCGCTGCTCGGCATGTACTACGCCATCACGCGCCTCGACGAGACCACGGGCAAGACCCTCTCCAAGGGCGACGAGTCGAAGGTGACGCCAATACAGGCCCTCATCATGTACACGAAGAACTCCGCGTTCTTCAGCCACGACGACGACAAGATGGGCTCGGTCGAGGTGGGCAACTTCGCCGACTTGTGCCTGTTCGACAACGACTTCATCGAGGGCGACGTGGAGGACTACCGTACGACCAAGGTGGCCAAGACCTTCCTCGGCGGCGAAGTAGTGTATGAGGCCTAATGTAGAAAGTTGTTCAGCGTAGCGTTATTAGCTGAATGCGAGAGTACTGCTCTTCCCGATCGGCACCCGCCGCTTCGTTCGAGGGATACGAAGTTCGGCAGGTGCCGGTTTTGCGTTCGAAGCCTGAGCCTTGACGGTTTCGGACCGTAGGATGGTTTCCGCGCGATATGAGGTATTGTCGCTTATCGATGTCCTTAGGCAGCTGGCGATCATGTGCACCGAAGTCTCTTGCGCTGCCGTTTTTTTACGGACGATTTCTTTGCGAGAAAGCCCGATGTTCGCCAAAATTGACGAATTGCCAACAACGGTTGGTTGCCGATATTGCCGGCTTTTCCTTTACTGATCTACGTCGCAAGACGGCTTGTGACGTAGAGAGAAAGGGTAGAAGATGAAATTCAACGAGAAGCTTTGCTCGATCAGGAAATCACGCGGTTTGTCGCAGGAAGAGCTTGGGTTCGAGCTGCAGGTGTCGCGGCAAACGGTGTCGAAGTGGGAATCGGGGCAGTCGTATCCCGATTTCCAGCGCCTCGTGCTCTTAAGTGACTATTTCGATATGACGCTCGACGAACTGGTCCGGGGGTTGGATGTGCAGGATGTGAGAGACATGAACCGCACCGACGAACGGGTTGCCTCGCTGTACAGGGATATCGAAAGCGGCAAAGAATCGGTGCGCAAGGCGTGGAAGGCGTTCTGCATCGTCGGCGGCATTATTCTCGTGCTGTTTGCCGCCGTTGTGGTTGTCGGGATTGTGTCTCCGCACGTAGGATAGGGATACGGACAGGGAGCCTTCGAGATATAAAGTTTGTGCTGACCGTGAAAGCGCCGTACCCGATGCACGGGTTTTCCGGCATCGGGTACCGGTGCGACGGTAGCAGGGTTACACGTGAGGCGTCGGCGTCGGCGTCCACGAAGCTTTCTTGGCTTCCTCTTCTTCTGCGGCTTCTTCAGCGTTCTTTGCGCGTTGCGCCTTGATCGCCTGGTCTACGATTTCGTGTGTTGCCTTCTTTCTTCTAAAAACCTCTGGAGACGATGGGGAATGGTCTCGCCTCACGCGCCAATCGGGGCGTTTTACATGCAAATCACCACAATCCGTATAACGTACGTGATACGCATATCCTGTTCAAAAACTGTCTGGTAATTTGCATGCTATCTAATTCGAAATTGCATCGGTCCAAGTATATACCCTGATTAATAAGGCAATATCAGCAAAAATCCCACATTTTTGCCTTGGGGTCGGACATCGGCGCCCATTCTTGACAAAGGGGGTTAGCGGCTGATTAGATGTGAAAACCTGCTCGGGGGATCATCACCATTCTGTGCAGACATCCATGTGGGCGTAGGCCTGTCTTCGGGGCAAGGCACCGAGTGAAAAAGGGGGTACGTGTATGGCCGCGAGAAGTTTCGTCTTTGCGGATCCAAGCAGATGTATTGGCTGCAAGACGTGCATGGTAGCGTGCATTCGGTCGCACGAGGGAAGCGAGACGACCGGTCCTCGTCTCCAGCTCGTTACGACGATGAAAGTGTCGGCTCCCATAGGCTGCCATCATTGCTTGGATGCACCGTGCGTCAAATCCTGTCCGACGGGATGTCTGTATTCCGACGGTGCCCGCGTCGGCATCCGCGAAGAGCGATGCATCGGTTGCCAGAACTGTGTGCTTGCCTGTCCGTTCGGCGCCGTTTCCATCGGATCGAAATCGAGTGTCGAACTGTTCGGGGGTCTGACGTTCGAAACTGGGCAAACGCCGGTCGTCATCAAGTGCGATTTATGCTTTGGCAGAAAAGCGGGGCCGGCGTGCGTTGAAGCGTGTCCGACCGACGGGTTGTTTCTCGCTGATGACAGGTTTTTCGCAACAGAGGCTGCGATCAAGCACGGCAAAGCGGCTAAGACCGTCGAATCGTTCATGGAATCGTTTTTGGACGCACGAGTATAGCGAGGGGTTGCCTTATGGAAAAGCACATGACTGTATGCCCGTACTGCGGTGCCGGGTGCAAAATGAACCTGGTTGTCGAGAACGGCTTGATCGTAGATGCCGAGCCGCTTGACGGGGTGACAAACGAAGGGAACTTGTGTCTCAAGGGGCTGAGCGGCTTCGATTTCGTGAACGACACGAAAATACTGACGCCAAGGATACTGTACCCTATGATCAGACGACGCAAAGGAGCGGAGCTCGAGCGGGTGACGTGGGATGAGGCACTCGATTTTACGGCGCAGAACCTGCTCGAAATCAAAGAGCAGTACGGCCCCGACTCGATTATGCTAACGGGGTCGTCCCGCGGACCGGGCAACGAAGCTAACTTCGTCATGCAGAAGTTCACGCGGGCGTGCATCGGTACGAACAACATCGACAACTGCGCAAGAACGTGCCACGCACCCTCCGTCATCGGTCTTATGGATACAATCGGAAGCGGTGCCATGAGCGTGAGCATTCCTGGGCTCGAGGAAGCTTCGTGCATCATGCTGTTCGGGTACAATCCTGCAGCCAGCCACCCGATCGTCGCCCGTAGGATCGTGAAGGCTAAAGAGAAGGGCGCGCGCATTATCGTGTGCGATCCGCGCATCATTGAGACGGCTCGGATCGCCGACATCCATATCCAGATGAAGAACGGTTCGAACCTGGCGCTTTTGAACGCGATGGCATTCACAATCGTTGAGGAAGGCTTGATCGACAAAGCATTTGTCGATGCCCATACCAGTGGATACGAGGCATGGCTCGACGTGATACTGCAGTACCCTCCCGAGGCAGTGGAAGATATCGTGGGAGTGGATGCGGAGACCATCCGCAAGGCTGCGAGGATGTACGCCACGGCGGAGTCGTCGATCATCGGGTGGGGCATGGGCGTCACGCAGCAGCGCCAAGGCGTCCA
Above is a genomic segment from Raoultibacter phocaeensis containing:
- a CDS encoding helix-turn-helix domain-containing protein, whose amino-acid sequence is MKFNEKLCSIRKSRGLSQEELGFELQVSRQTVSKWESGQSYPDFQRLVLLSDYFDMTLDELVRGLDVQDVRDMNRTDERVASLYRDIESGKESVRKAWKAFCIVGGIILVLFAAVVVVGIVSPHVG
- a CDS encoding 4Fe-4S dicluster domain-containing protein → MAARSFVFADPSRCIGCKTCMVACIRSHEGSETTGPRLQLVTTMKVSAPIGCHHCLDAPCVKSCPTGCLYSDGARVGIREERCIGCQNCVLACPFGAVSIGSKSSVELFGGLTFETGQTPVVIKCDLCFGRKAGPACVEACPTDGLFLADDRFFATEAAIKHGKAAKTVESFMESFLDARV